Part of the Triticum urartu cultivar G1812 chromosome 2, Tu2.1, whole genome shotgun sequence genome, CTTGCGGGCTGCTGTCTTCTTGATTTTACCTCTAGGCGGCCCTGCCACAGTGCCACCACCAGCACTCTTATTCCCAGGATGTGCATTTGATGGCGGTGCATTGGCATTAGGATGTCCAACTCCAACATTATTCCCAACATTCTGCTTACCAAAATTATCCGTAGGTGCTGGCTGAGATGCTGGCTGTGGAGCAGATGAATCCCGTGGCATCGGGAAGAAGGGCTTCCAGTCAGTACTCAGATCAGCGGGCTTAGGAAACCCCATTGGGATGAAACCCCAGGCGCAGTAGTAAAAGTCGGTGCCGGGCACAATAGGCGGAGCAGCCGGGAGCTCGGTGGCCACGAACGCTCGCCGGCACCCGGCGCTCGCGCACATGAGCGAGCGCCCCACCAGCAGGCGCTCGTACTGGTGCACATGGCAGCAGTGGGGGCAGACCGTCCAGAACGTATCTTCTGCGGCGGAGGCGCCGCCGGGAGCAGCAGGAGCGGGAGCGGCGCCGGTGGAGGTGCCCTCGGAGAGGTGGGCGAAGGCTTCTTCAACGGCGCGGAGGGCGGTGTCGGCGCCGGGGTGGGGATTGCGGCGAGGGGCGAGGAGGTTGGCGAGGCGGCGGAAGGCCCGCTTGACGTCGGCGCTGTCGGGGTTGGGCTGGAGCTGGAGGATGGCGAGgggatcggggcggccggagggGAGGAGGCGCTGGGCGGCGAGGTGGACGTCGGCGACGGCGAGGAGCTCGTCGGCGCCGGGGAGGAGGGGGTCGGCGTCCACCGCATGCTCCGCAAAGCGCTTGCAGCCGACCAGGTCGCGCGCGGCGAGGAGCTTGGCAGCGATCTCCAGCGACCGGGCCGGCTCCACGCCGCCGCCACCGGCGGAGGAATCCATGCGGTGCGGGTacgggtgggggtgggggaagtCAGCGAGTGCTTGTGGGGGCACAGCTGTCAGACCGGCGCTTAAGACCTTCTCGTTCCGACGAGACAGCTGGTGAGTGTTGTGAGAGCAAAATCGCCGCTTGGAGGCTTGATGGTGAGCATCTCTCTCACCCTCCCTGTTTATATAGACCACCGTTAAAAAGATTTCCTCTCTACTAATTTCTAATCACCCCTATTTACAGCGATTTATTTACTACGATTTACAAAGATTATATTTGTTTCGTAACAGTTACAATACCAATGGTAATAATTTAAACGTTCATTTTTTTCAACAGCTCTATTCTAACGGTTCGTTTTCAACGGCTTTATTCCACATCTAACGGAGTACTATTTTTTACCGACCATATTTTCAGACATGATTCTTCCACTTTGATCATGCTAATGTGCTAGCAATGTGTTGATGTTAAGACGCCTCTTTGAAATCTTTGAATTTATGCAAAGCATAAAGAAACAGGAATTTGTACAAAGCATGTGCCTAAATTGTTGCACAAATAAAAAAATGTCATGTTAAATTAGCACACAATGTGTATGAAGTTGGAATCGAATTAAGAAGGTAGATTCATATCTTGTCTTTGTTTGTTTCTTTTGATCTAAATTTAGAATAACATGATAGTGTGTCCATAACTTCATATGTTATTGAATGCCAAAATGACAACTAGGAGCATTTTGATTATGCGTCGATTAAGATGAATTCTTGTTCGCATCGTAgtaacaaaaaaagagagaaaggcgttttggaggccgagctccatGGAGGCCTTTATTTTTAAAAAATCAAATTCAAACTTTTATggttcaaaaaattctgaaaaaaatatGCGTGTACGTAAGGATGTTACTCACATGTGTGTAAAAATTCATGATGAAATACCTTGAGTTGCGACCTctacaaaaaagacaaattcatggCCTGGGAGGATGGATAGTATCATGTGTTAAACAGCCTCAGATTTATCTTTTTTGCACAGCCCTTATTTCAATGTATTTTCAACTGAAAATAAGCACACATATGTATTATGCCTTCATATATACCTGTaatttttttcataatttttgaaatgtaaaaatatgaatttcaatgaaatttcaaatttgaatttggagGCCTCACTGCAGCCCGAGCTCCAAaagggatttccaaaaaaatcatcCCTAAATAACAATTTGATGTTTGCTTGTTACCAAGCTGGTGTGTAGACATATTTTGCGCCAATAAATTATCCTCATTCATCGGTCAGTCTTTTCCTTCCATGAATCTGGTTTCACTAACATTGATGAAGAAGGTAGACCAGTGGATCAAAAGATATATTGATCTATGATTAGATCCTTGCATTATCTTTGTGCATGTGTGCCATATTTCAAGTCACTCCAGAGAGACGTCTTATGATGGTTAAGAAACCCTAGATATCTTGTTTATACCTGAAAATTTGGGCTTTGGTATATTTAAGGATGCCACCTTTGATCTCGTAAGTTATTCATATTCAAATTACACGAGAGATCGCGTAGATAGGAAGTCCACCTCCATAACATCCCAATTCCTTGGGAGATGTTAGTTAGTCGGGCCTCGAAGAAACAAATCTTTGTTTCCGTTTACACCATTGAAGAGAATACACTATTGTGATTGAAGATGGATAGATTAGAAGTTTTCTCGCAAAAAGAAGAAGTCAAATACATTGTCGTCAGTAATTGTTGGCCCAATTattgtggatgaagcaaacactgaGAGATTTTGATGTGATCTTTGACAAGGTGCCTCTTTTGCGTGATAATGAAACTGCAATATCCATATCCAACAACCTCGTCCAATACTTCCAAACCAAACACATAAAATCTTTAACACTTCTTTGGGGATCATGTGCTTCGAGCAAAAATTGGGACAAGTTATGTGGGGATGGATAAACAATTAGTGGGCATCTTCACCAAGCCCCTAGGGTGAAACTAGATTTTGTGTGTTAAGGCATGAGCTCACTATCATCGAGCCTCAAAGCTTGGAGTGAAATATTGCTCACACACTTATACTTAAATTGTTATCTAATTTGGATGTATGTGTAGAAATAGGGTGTGTGACTCAATTCATGAGTCTACACACCCCTGGATGATGCAAACATTGATATATCCCACTTTGTATGTGACTAATGTGCTTAAAAGAGGGCTTTGATTTCGATCCAAGTTTTATATATTCACGGCGCCAAGTCACAATGCTCATACACGGTGGATAAGGACACCGCCCCTATCCTTGAGAGGGCTAGACCTTATTTGATCTTATTTGAGTTGTAGACTCTATGTCACTACATGCTGGATAGTTAAAAGCACTCAATGTTGGGTTTACATTGCATTTTTGCAATATCGGGTGTACATGACACTATACTTTCTGGGAACATAGTAGAGACCAAAAAAATCGTCCTACGGATCAAGTTCATAGGAACACTATGAAGATGCAAAGGGTTTAGATCATATCATTACCAACTCAGAGtagcagcggaagaagagttggtgAAGATCCGTTGATGCATCTTCCCGCAGCTATGATTTACAACCTCCAACAGTGATAATTTCCTCCCTTGGACTGTCCCTCGAACAAAGATCGAAAAACACGATCTCTCTATGGATCACACACACATATGAGATCATCAATCCGAAAACGCTTCGACATCCAGAAGTAGATGCCGCTGGAGAACTAGAAGGGGGTGGAGCAGCCTTGCGGCgtactgatacgtccattttgcatcatacttttatattgatatttattgcattatgggatgttattatgatacgtctcaaacgtatctgtaattttttattgttccttgttgttatattatcaatcttggatgttttataatcattttatagtcattttatataattttttggtactaacctattgacatggTGTCAAGTGTCGGTTGTTGTTTtgtgcatgttttttacatcgcgggaaatcaataccaaacagagtccaaatgcagcaaaactttttgtgggTTTTTTGGGCCAGAAGACAACCAATGGGCTGAAGAAGCGCCTGGGGGCTGctctgaggggagcacaacccaccagggcgcgtctggaggcccaggcgcgccctggtgggttatgcccacctcgggtgcTCCCTGAACcacctctttactctataaatatcCCCAATGTTCCAGAAAACTcaggggagtcgatgaaaatcaattccagccgccacagagtccagaaccaccagatcaaatctagacaccatcacggaggggttcaccacttccattggtgcctctcggatgatgcgtgagtagttctttgtagaccttcgggtccatagttagtagctacatggtttcttctctctcgtttgattctcaatacaatggtcttgtggagatccatatgatgtaactctttttgcggtgtgtttgttgggatccgatgaactttgagtttatgatcagatctatctctttttatccatgaaagttatttgagtttttttgatctcttatatgcatgatttcttatagcctcgtatttcttctccgatatttgggttttgtttggccaactttatctatttatcttgcaatgggaaaaggtgctttgtagtgggttcgatcttacggtgcttgatcccagtgacagaaggggaaccgacacgtatgtatcattgctactaaggataaaacgatggggtctatttctacataaatggatcttgtctacatcatgtaatcattcttattgcattactccgtttctccatgaacttaatacactagatgcatgctggatagcggtcgatgtgtggagtaataatagtagatgtaggcaggagtcggtctactaatcttggacgtgatgtctatataatgatcattgcatggatatcatcatgattatttgaagttctatcaatttcccaacagtaatttgtttagccactgtttgctatttttctcgagagaagccactagtgaaacctacggcctccaggtctctttctcatattatttgcctttgcgatctattttatttgccttttatttttagatctattgaaccaaaaatacaaaaataccttgctgtaatttattcttatttattttatttggcgtttgatctatcaatctactataATTTATTCACGTTCGTTTGCCAATTTTtgcatcgttacccgaaagggattgacaacccctttaatacgtcgggttgcgagtatttgttatttgtgtgcaggtgccatTTACGTattgtttcttggttctcctactggttctaTAACCTTgatttcatcactgagggaaatacctaccgtcgctgtgctgcatcatccctttctttttagggaaataccgatgtagcttcaagccgcatcaaaaggaatatctgtcgccgttgccggggaggatcatcaacatctaccaggttcctaatcacaaatctcatctccttgcaatttacattatttgccatttgcctctcgttttcctctcccccacttcacaaaaatttgctgttttattcaccctctttttcgTTCATTGTTTCCTCGTCAGATCTCatgtttgcttgtgttgccatgtgtcttctatttgcttgcatcttcgcttgctaaaaaatcaattgatatggatcctcatccacttgctaatcttttcaaaagatccaattatgatgaaccaattgctagtgaattgagttcactagattatctttatgaagttttgcttgagattcatgaatctggaaattgtgatgaagtgttaaaTGGAGGaatttataaagtgattcatgatagcccattgaatgaaaaacatgattgcaatgatgttattgtaaattctattaatgtcaattgtgttagtGATATGCAAACCCCCAAGCTCGGGGATGCTTGTTTTgttatgtccactacttgttgcaatgatcatgactggggtgataatgattcttatgatcttgaaaatttatttaaatcTCATGATGGTTATGCTTGTGATAATATtaaaagtggatttggaagagtgtcaactttagctaaaaataatcccacatatttggagagtgttcaatattatgaaatttttgacaaaagtgggtttggagaggtcatgactttagttgatgttaatcccactatcttggaagattaTAAAACTTTTATGCATGTGGATCAGGAAGAGAAATTTTTATATGAttgctatattgttgaatttgagtatgatcctacatgtaattattatgagggagggaAATATGGTTGTGGAAatttctatgttactaaattactTCTTGTTATGCTGAGATTTTCAATGTTTTATTCCTATCCTTTGCATATGCTAGATATTTCTTGTCTTAATAATTTATTTgcttataaaattcctatgcataggaagtatgttagactaaAATATGTTTggcacatgttttatgatgccctctttgtttcaattattatctttcatgtgagcatcaatgaaatcttatgcctagctaagggcataaaacgatagcgcttgttgggaggcaacccaatgaataaaatttatttttacttttttctttctgttcttgagtgttagcacaatcataatactgttatgattgtgtttttatgttttagttagtgtttgtgccaagtaaagcgtttaggatcttcttgggtgatagttgtttgatctttctaaaaaatagaaactttcgcgctcacgaaaacaattctcatttgtaaccagagagcgataaaatacctactctttttgcaaaagattaataTAAAAATTGCCCAGGTCGTCCTAATgtttcagagtttttggagtttCAAAAGTATTCagaatatccagattgctacagactgttctgtttttgacagattctgttttctttgcgttgtgtgcttgttttgatgattctatggttttctttgatgagtttttgccatagaaaagttggaatacagtagatataatgcaagaacaaaatatgaattggttttctacaacacttatagtagtgattttctttcttatactaacagatctcacgaaggttttgttgagttttgtgtgattgaagttttcaagttttgggttatcttacgatggatgaagaaataaggagtaagaagagcccaagattggggatgccccgacatctcaagctattatccaaagagagcaagcaactaagcttggggatgccccgagtggcatcccctctttcttctaacgactattggtattttactcgaagctatattttcattcgtcacatactatgtgttttgcttggagtgtcttgtatgatatgagtctttgcttgttttattttgtgttttaagtcttgattccttgatGGACACACCTATTTGTGAGAGctaaaattatgccatgacttgttagaattgctctctatgcttcacttaaattttttaaGAGCTAtagacttgctctagtgcttcacttatatatttttgagcacggtgcgctttggtatttttgaagaaattctctcttgcttcttttagatttatttgagagttagtaaaattttgaagaaattctctcttgctccACTTAAATTAATTGGAGAGAAAGAAATAtaatgctcatgatcttcacttatatttgtttgagcttatcaaaagcaacacatgaaaattagtcccaaagtgatagatatccaagaaggatataataaaaactttcatgaagatcattggacaaaataaacttgattcttagtaatatttttgagatatgatgatgtgatatgtgagtcatgttgatgagtaattatgctttagtaagaatattggtgttaaggtttgtgattccctatgtaagcacgaaagtcaatagtcatgcaatgaaattatatcctacttgtggtgcattattcgatgttaattatgcttaatgctcacttatgagattattcgtttcttggttggtcgcttctcaatcttttgctagccttcattttgcactaagtatgatcactacttgtgcatccaaaatcctttaaaccattttttccacatgagtccactatacctacctatatgcggcattcttttgccgttctaagcaaatttgtatgtgccatctctagtattcaaaataaatttctcttttgtgtgctcgtaccgctcgcgaggcggtgaggggtggctaatattttccatactagatgtgttattctcacgatgagtgtttattcacttatcattgcacgagagtaaggcaaaggtattagggatgcccattcccgaaatgaaaaatgaatttactttatgttgtcaaataataaattccttggaacatgttggtatggaaggcacccgtggatacggttagccatggaaagtgaaagtatggtggaaaaaagaataaactttaatttctgtcTGGGAACTggctatgatatatctagcatggaaagtgttgggaactctaagtcattttcattggtgggaaaagtatgcctctcaaaatgtttttatctgtcaattttcgctttgagctttggcacctctacaaatccctacttccctctgcgaagggcctttcttttactttatgcatttttttatttttgaattagtctccatcttctcttataaaagcaccaactaggaggcactatgatcgtatttgagcattgggtgtagttaatatgcgagtgtgtttcacgaatggatcaatgattgagcatgatgggctagggatagcttattttagcattgatattttgaaagacatggttgcttgttgatatgcttgagtatttaagttatcatgtcaaaactagac contains:
- the LOC125536212 gene encoding uncharacterized protein LOC125536212 encodes the protein MDSSAGGGGVEPARSLEIAAKLLAARDLVGCKRFAEHAVDADPLLPGADELLAVADVHLAAQRLLPSGRPDPLAILQLQPNPDSADVKRAFRRLANLLAPRRNPHPGADTALRAVEEAFAHLSEGTSTGAAPAPAAPGGASAAEDTFWTVCPHCCHVHQYERLLVGRSLMCASAGCRRAFVATELPAAPPIVPGTDFYYCAWGFIPMGFPKPADLSTDWKPFFPMPRDSSAPQPASQPAPTDNFGKQNVGNNVGVGHPNANAPPSNAHPGNKSAGGGTVAGPPRGKIKKTAARKKVGGGLKKHASGGVESGIEPSLLGPDWSENAETGHTENSRGININEVAKATDDSMMLHFGADGDIGFDLDVDASDDIMENLQNLPFLREDDNSRRMF